A stretch of Pseudoprevotella muciniphila DNA encodes these proteins:
- a CDS encoding glycosyltransferase, translating into MTFSIVIPTYNGERYIEEALLSALNQTRPANEIIISDDNSSDKTLSISEKYADKIKIYKNEAGPSGFVNGWNNAIKYATCEYISILHQDDLLAPTFLEEAEKALTAHPECKHFFVPCNYIDENGKITKEPNYCTNRIIVYSAEEYIDAYINLGTPHVHRCPGVITHRDIFKVCKYRKEAGMIADDDFFFRVGRYTPVLGLMKPLSSYRLHKESESGHLSSAKMESTLVVNHIFLIEELLKQEDNSKTLLNYLIKSTQKHSFHEYIWCFRNKDDEMHRESCTHRKKMRELGIKWSFKRRTLAFILDILGFKLSCSLAQKIF; encoded by the coding sequence ATGACCTTTTCAATAGTGATTCCAACATATAATGGCGAGCGTTACATTGAAGAAGCCTTGCTTTCTGCACTTAATCAGACACGTCCCGCTAATGAGATTATAATCTCTGATGACAACTCGTCAGACAAGACATTATCTATTAGCGAAAAATATGCAGACAAAATAAAGATTTATAAAAATGAGGCTGGTCCTTCTGGCTTCGTAAATGGTTGGAACAATGCTATTAAATATGCCACATGCGAATATATTTCCATTCTTCATCAAGATGATTTATTAGCACCGACTTTCCTTGAAGAGGCAGAAAAAGCATTAACTGCACATCCTGAATGCAAGCATTTCTTCGTGCCTTGTAACTACATAGACGAGAATGGAAAAATAACAAAAGAACCAAACTATTGTACCAATAGGATAATTGTTTATTCTGCAGAGGAATATATCGATGCTTACATCAATTTAGGGACTCCCCACGTTCATCGCTGTCCTGGAGTTATTACCCATAGGGACATATTCAAAGTGTGCAAATATCGCAAAGAGGCTGGAATGATTGCCGATGACGATTTTTTCTTTCGTGTGGGAAGATATACTCCAGTTCTTGGATTGATGAAACCTCTTTCTTCATATAGATTACACAAAGAAAGCGAGAGCGGACATCTTTCTTCTGCAAAAATGGAAAGTACGCTTGTTGTAAATCATATTTTCCTAATCGAAGAATTATTAAAACAAGAAGACAATTCTAAAACCTTATTAAATTATCTCATAAAAAGTACTCAAAAACATAGTTTTCATGAGTATATATGGTGTTTCCGCAATAAAGATGATGAAATGCACAGAGAATCGTGTACACATCGGAAGAAGATGAGGGAGTTAGGCATCAAGTGGAGTTTTAAAAGAAGAACACTTGCT